Proteins found in one Melospiza georgiana isolate bMelGeo1 chromosome 1, bMelGeo1.pri, whole genome shotgun sequence genomic segment:
- the MYLIP gene encoding E3 ubiquitin-protein ligase MYLIP: MLCYVTRPDAVVMEVEVEAKANGEDCLNQVCRRLGIIEVDYFGLQFTGSKGENLWLNLRNRISQQMDGLAPYRLKLRVKFFVEPHLILQEQTRHMFFLHIKEDLLAGNLQCSSEHAIELSALLAQMKFGDYNQNTAKYNYEELCAKELTTTILESIITKHKELEGLSQASAEYQILQIVTTLENYGVEWHSVRDSEGQKLLIGVGPEGISICKDDFSPINRIAYPVVQMATQSGKNVYLTVTKESGNSVVLLFKMISTRAASGLYRAITETHAFYRCDTVTSAVMMQYSRDLKGHLASLFLNENINLGKKYVFDIKRTSKEVYDHARRALYNAGIVDLVSRSDQTPPSSPLKSSESSMNCDNCEGLSCQQTKALQEKLRKLKESMLCMVCCEEEINSTFCPCGHTVCCKSCASQLQSCPVCRSRVEHVQHVYLPTHTSLLNLTVI, from the exons GTTTGCAGAAGGTTGGGGATTATAGAAGTTGATTATTTTGGACTGCAGTTCACTGGCAGCAAAGGGGAGAATCTATGGCTGAATTTGAGGAACAGGATCTCCCAGCAGATGGATGGTTTAGCCCCTTATCGATTGAAACTGAGAGTCAAGTTTTTTGTTGAGCCACATCTTATCTTACAGGAACAGACAAG GCATATGTTTTTCTTGCATATAAAAGAAGATCTTCTTGCTGGTAATCTTCAGTGTTCTTCAGAGCATGCAATTGAACTTAGTGCACTGTTGGCACAGATGAAGTTTGGAGATTATAACCAGAACACTGCCAAGTACAATTATGAGGAGTTGTGTGCAAAAGAGCTCACCACTACCATTTTGGAGAG CATTATTACAAAGCACAAGGAGCTAGAAGGTCTCAGTCAAGCATCTGCTGAATACCAGATTCTACAGATTGTTACAACACTGGAGAACTATGGGGTAGAGTGGCACTCAGTGAGAGATAGTGAAGGGCAAAAACTCCTTATAGGTGTTGGACCTGAAGGCATATCCATCTGCAAAGATGACTTCAGTCCAATCAACAG GATTGCTTATCCTGTTGTTCAAATGGCAACTCAGTCTGGAAAGAATGTATATCTGACTGTTACCAAGGAGTCTGGTAATAGTGTGGTTCTCTTGTTTAAGATGATCAGTACAAGGGCAGCAAGTGGACTCTACAGAGCAATTACAGAGACACATGCATTTTACAG GTGTGACACTGTCACCAGTGCTGTCATGATGCAGTATAGTCGAGACTTAAAGGGTCACCTAGCATCTCTATTTCTGAATGAAAACATTAATCTTGGTAAAAAATACGTCTTTGATATTAAAAGAACATCAAAAGAAGTTTATGATCATGCAAGGCGAGCTCTTTATAATGCTGGCATTGTGGATCTTGTTTCAAGAAGTGATCAAACCCCACCAAGTTCCCCTCTTAAGTCTTCAGAAAGCAGCATGAACTGTGACAACTGCGAGGGTCTCAGCTGCCAACAAACAAAAGCCCTGCAAGAGAAGCTGCGCAAGCTGAAGGAGTCCATGCTTTGTATGGTGTGTTGTGAAGAAGAGATAAATTCAACCTTCTGTCCCTGTGGCCACACAGTTTGCTGCAAGTCCTGTGCTTCCCAGTTACAG tcGTGTCCTGTTTGCAGATCTCGTGTAGAGCATGTCCAGCACGTGTACTTGCCAACCCACACCAGTCTTCTCAATCTGACTGTGATATGA